The following coding sequences are from one Nitrosopumilaceae archaeon window:
- a CDS encoding class I SAM-dependent methyltransferase, with protein MGLGSYWGEVLDVLEDIIPVYDKVNSVISLGKDKDFRIKGIFGRVRQGNVVLDAGSGFGNMSKTALKICNDDLQITLYDPLQPMLKNTKRLFTNDPSLACGVFEHIPFQDEKFDAVMCGYSLRDAISLKIAISEIHRVLKKGGRFVIVDLGKPDNSFLRFGVSFYLRMILPIIATAAAGKLGFKFGTLYRTYKLWPKNKKLESLLLDKFSKVEFEKGMMGGAIMVAAYK; from the coding sequence ATGGGTCTTGGAAGCTATTGGGGAGAAGTACTTGATGTTCTGGAAGATATAATTCCTGTCTACGATAAGGTCAACTCTGTAATTTCACTTGGCAAGGACAAAGATTTTCGCATTAAAGGAATTTTTGGAAGAGTAAGACAAGGAAATGTGGTATTAGATGCAGGTTCTGGATTTGGAAACATGTCAAAAACTGCATTAAAGATTTGTAATGATGATTTACAAATTACACTTTATGATCCACTGCAACCAATGCTAAAAAATACAAAAAGATTATTTACAAACGATCCAAGTCTAGCTTGCGGAGTGTTTGAACACATTCCATTTCAAGACGAAAAATTTGATGCTGTAATGTGTGGCTATTCATTGCGTGATGCAATCAGTCTTAAAATTGCTATATCTGAAATTCATCGCGTATTAAAAAAAGGTGGCAGATTTGTCATTGTAGATTTGGGAAAGCCAGATAATTCATTTTTAAGATTTGGCGTCTCATTTTATCTTAGAATGATATTGCCAATCATAGCAACTGCGGCAGCAGGCAAACTTGGCTTTAAATTTGGAACTCTTTATAGAACATACAAGTTGTGGCCGAAAAATAAAAAACTTGAATCTCTATTGCTTGACAAATTCTCAAAAGTTGAATTTGAAAAAGGAATGATGGGTGGAGCAATAATGGTTGCTGCATACAAATAG
- a CDS encoding twin-arginine translocase TatA/TatE family subunit — protein sequence MLDFSLDIIGNEWIIIAFVAIILFLGPKRLPDVSRKIGKLMGEYNKTKNMVQNELQKATTSYNLSIQGPVETERQKLETIAKSLGIDYINKTDDELKNLIASKMGTSQSSQGTDNSTP from the coding sequence GTGTTAGATTTTTCACTTGATATCATTGGAAATGAATGGATAATCATTGCTTTTGTAGCCATAATTCTGTTTTTAGGACCAAAAAGACTTCCTGATGTATCACGAAAGATTGGAAAGCTTATGGGTGAATACAACAAGACAAAAAATATGGTACAAAACGAATTACAAAAGGCAACTACAAGCTATAATCTTTCAATACAAGGACCAGTGGAGACAGAAAGACAAAAGCTTGAAACAATTGCAAAGTCACTTGGAATTGATTATATCAATAAAACTGATGACGAACTAAAGAATTTGATCGCATCAAAGATGGGTACATCACAGTCATCACAAGGCACCGATAACTCTACACCATAA
- a CDS encoding Glu/Leu/Phe/Val dehydrogenase, whose product MVKIDPWQNALKQLDDAAKILKLDPGVHEMLATPKKILTVSIPVKMDNGKIRVFTGYRSQHNDFRGPHKGGIRYHPGVTLEEVKALSMWMTWKCAIVDVPFGGGKGGIICDPKKLSAGEKERMTRRYAYAISEIIGPGKDIPAPDVYTTGKEMAQIMDVYSVMHGQGEPAVITGKPLSVGGSLARNVATGLGVAYCVREGAKKLKLKLRGARVVIQGFGNAGTFAAEYIEKMGAKVIAVSDSKGSIINPKGLDSKKVLDYKNKHGSVIGYPGSKKITTEQLLTTPCDILVPAALENQITPEIAKNIRCKIIAEAANGPTTPEADVVLFKKKIMVIPDILANSGGVCISYLEWVQNLQRYYWTFDEVAKTMEKHIVRGFNDTYNLAQKHKVDMRKGSMVLAVSRVLESFEARGLWP is encoded by the coding sequence TTGGTAAAGATAGATCCTTGGCAGAATGCATTAAAACAACTTGACGATGCAGCAAAAATTCTGAAACTTGATCCAGGCGTGCACGAGATGCTTGCAACACCAAAAAAAATTCTTACAGTATCCATTCCAGTTAAAATGGACAACGGAAAGATCAGAGTCTTCACAGGATATAGATCACAGCATAATGATTTTCGAGGTCCCCACAAAGGAGGAATTAGATATCATCCAGGTGTTACACTAGAAGAAGTAAAGGCACTCTCAATGTGGATGACATGGAAGTGTGCCATAGTTGATGTTCCATTTGGTGGAGGAAAAGGTGGAATCATTTGTGATCCAAAGAAATTATCAGCTGGAGAAAAAGAACGAATGACAAGAAGATACGCATATGCCATTTCTGAAATTATTGGACCAGGAAAAGATATTCCAGCTCCTGATGTTTACACTACTGGCAAAGAAATGGCTCAGATTATGGATGTATATAGTGTAATGCATGGACAAGGAGAACCAGCTGTTATAACAGGAAAACCACTTTCTGTAGGAGGCTCTCTTGCTAGAAATGTTGCAACCGGTTTGGGTGTAGCATACTGTGTGAGAGAGGGTGCAAAAAAACTCAAACTAAAACTAAGGGGCGCTAGAGTAGTCATACAAGGATTTGGAAATGCGGGAACATTTGCAGCAGAATACATAGAAAAAATGGGTGCAAAAGTTATTGCAGTTAGTGATTCAAAAGGTTCTATAATAAATCCAAAGGGACTAGATTCAAAAAAAGTTCTTGATTACAAAAACAAACATGGTTCAGTTATTGGATATCCTGGAAGCAAAAAAATAACAACAGAACAACTTCTAACTACACCATGTGATATACTTGTTCCAGCAGCTTTAGAAAATCAAATAACACCAGAGATTGCAAAAAATATCAGGTGTAAGATTATAGCGGAAGCAGCAAACGGACCAACAACACCTGAGGCTGATGTCGTTTTATTCAAGAAAAAAATAATGGTGATACCTGACATTTTGGCAAATTCGGGTGGAGTATGCATATCGTATCTGGAATGGGTACAAAACCTGCAGAGATATTACTGGACATTTGACGAAGTGGCAAAAACTATGGAAAAACATATTGTCAGAGGCTTTAATGACACATACAACTTGGCACAAAAACACAAAGTAGACATGCGAAAAGGCAGCATGGTTTTAGCAGTTAGCCGAGTACTGGAATCGTTTGAAGCACGTGGCCTGTGGCCTTAG
- a CDS encoding Lrp/AsnC ligand binding domain-containing protein has translation MAKAFVAVHCNTGKENQVIRALMEIKGISEVTGVLGLYDVIVKIESDDTRKLEEIITKKVRTVPHILTTMTLVVM, from the coding sequence ATGGCCAAAGCATTTGTCGCAGTTCATTGCAACACAGGAAAGGAAAATCAAGTAATCAGAGCATTGATGGAAATAAAAGGAATCTCAGAAGTTACAGGTGTTCTTGGACTATATGATGTAATAGTGAAGATAGAGTCAGACGACACTAGGAAACTTGAAGAAATTATTACAAAAAAAGTAAGAACCGTACCTCATATTCTTACAACCATGACACTAGTTGTCATGTAA
- the erpA gene encoding iron-sulfur cluster insertion protein ErpA, which translates to MSNSQTTKLLTITPKAAEKVIAFMKEEADKPEFLRVYVQGGGCSGLSYGMGFEQKAEEDDLVIEENGVKMVIDSYSADYLKGANVDYIESLMGAGFKINNPNVTKSCSCGSSFSTS; encoded by the coding sequence ATGAGTAACTCACAGACCACCAAACTGCTTACAATTACTCCAAAAGCAGCAGAAAAAGTAATTGCCTTTATGAAAGAGGAAGCAGATAAGCCAGAATTTCTTAGAGTGTATGTTCAAGGCGGCGGTTGTTCAGGCCTTTCATATGGAATGGGTTTTGAGCAAAAGGCCGAAGAGGACGATCTTGTAATAGAAGAAAATGGTGTAAAGATGGTAATAGACAGCTATAGTGCTGACTATCTTAAAGGTGCAAATGTTGACTATATTGAAAGTCTGATGGGTGCTGGATTTAAAATCAACAATCCAAACGTGACAAAGAGCTGTTCCTGTGGAAGTTCTTTTAGCACATCCTAA
- a CDS encoding enoyl-CoA hydratase-related protein, giving the protein MSLVNVSKSDGVATVKINRPDKYNAMNTEVAKELITVFNEIDKDDAVKVIILTGEGDKAFSAGADIAYMSTITPIESEAYAKTGHLLTFTVENCSKPTIAAVNGFALGGGCELALACDIRIAADTAKMGQPEVTIGVCPGWGGTQRLQRIVGIAKAKELIYTGRQVKANEAKEIGLVNQVIELSKLSEEANNMAKMIAQNSAMAVRMSKIAINKGRNSDIDTGLALELYTWGLCFTHPDRAERMTAFVNKSKK; this is encoded by the coding sequence AAAATAAACAGACCTGACAAATATAATGCAATGAATACTGAAGTTGCTAAAGAACTAATTACAGTTTTCAACGAGATTGACAAAGATGACGCTGTCAAGGTAATCATACTTACAGGAGAAGGTGACAAGGCATTTTCTGCAGGTGCAGACATTGCATACATGTCTACCATCACACCAATTGAATCAGAAGCATATGCAAAGACAGGACACCTTCTAACTTTCACAGTTGAAAATTGTAGCAAACCAACAATTGCAGCAGTAAATGGATTTGCGTTAGGGGGAGGATGTGAACTTGCTCTGGCATGCGATATTAGAATTGCGGCAGATACTGCAAAGATGGGTCAGCCCGAAGTAACCATAGGAGTTTGTCCAGGATGGGGTGGAACACAAAGATTACAGAGAATTGTTGGAATTGCAAAAGCAAAAGAATTGATCTATACAGGACGACAAGTAAAAGCAAATGAAGCAAAAGAAATTGGTCTGGTAAACCAAGTAATTGAATTGTCAAAGCTTTCTGAGGAAGCAAATAACATGGCAAAGATGATAGCGCAAAATTCTGCAATGGCAGTAAGAATGTCAAAGATTGCCATTAACAAAGGCAGAAATTCGGACATTGATACAGGACTTGCCTTGGAGTTATACACTTGGGGATTATGTTTTACTCATCCCGACAGAGCGGAAAGAATGACTGCTTTTGTAAATAAGTCAAAGAAATAG